One genomic region from Microcystis panniformis FACHB-1757 encodes:
- a CDS encoding ABC transporter substrate-binding protein, which translates to MTTWQCDGIPKDGKTYPQAIAGGHEPCENTTPDCPICGLPREAMDPVTTTVKTTVVVSPGGTTRVGQKSNWLLPFALIITALTAGLGGWSLLQMLIPKPDTSPVVGEKTPDRQSKATFVSNTAKNPDLFSQGEKILLNSTPNKEKGAAAFKKEDWANAIAAYQLAATPQANDPEGKIYYNNAKARQKGNQNTIAVVVPIANDPNSAKEILRGVARYQEEFNNSNPGNPLEIVIANDGGGLQSKAIADDLIQSGQVLAVMGHGIDPFSQKAIESYEKEGLAILSPLTTSVSQTGKLTLKTIPLKDKSQEVLGSYLEAVAKTLANYASKQKKSPSVVLFYNSDSPYSQKLRDSFAKAIKQPGGKIVKEIDTTKANFNAKTAIDQARQAGAKVVFLALSKDGDRIDQAVAIAQESSGMLLLGGNELYTPDILIQGADSIDGLVLAVPWSFQATDPFAKDALKSWRGRVSWRTATAYDTMKVLGKAIAKSSDRATVVETLNRGITLQGSTTDFNIFNQVPLVRANRGNEGPKGSQYQFDPI; encoded by the coding sequence ATGACTACTTGGCAATGTGACGGTATCCCTAAAGATGGTAAAACTTATCCGCAAGCGATTGCGGGAGGTCATGAACCCTGCGAAAATACTACTCCTGATTGTCCTATCTGTGGCCTGCCTAGGGAAGCGATGGATCCCGTAACAACGACGGTTAAAACCACGGTGGTGGTCTCCCCGGGGGGTACAACTAGAGTCGGCCAAAAATCTAACTGGTTACTTCCCTTCGCTTTGATAATTACCGCTTTAACCGCAGGTTTAGGGGGTTGGAGTCTATTGCAAATGCTGATTCCCAAACCCGATACTTCCCCAGTTGTCGGGGAAAAAACCCCAGATAGGCAATCTAAGGCAACTTTTGTGAGTAATACGGCTAAAAATCCCGATTTATTTAGCCAAGGTGAGAAAATACTGCTTAATTCCACTCCTAACAAAGAAAAAGGCGCAGCGGCCTTTAAAAAGGAAGATTGGGCAAATGCGATCGCAGCTTACCAACTAGCAGCCACTCCCCAAGCAAACGACCCGGAGGGCAAAATCTATTACAATAACGCCAAAGCTAGACAAAAAGGTAATCAAAATACTATAGCCGTCGTTGTCCCCATCGCTAACGACCCCAACAGCGCCAAGGAAATTCTCCGAGGTGTGGCCAGGTATCAAGAGGAGTTTAATAATTCTAATCCGGGTAATCCTTTGGAAATAGTCATCGCTAATGATGGTGGTGGGTTACAATCAAAAGCGATAGCCGATGATCTGATTCAATCCGGTCAAGTTTTGGCAGTTATGGGCCACGGAATCGATCCTTTTAGTCAAAAAGCGATTGAAAGTTACGAAAAAGAAGGATTAGCGATTCTCTCTCCCCTGACTACCAGTGTTAGTCAAACGGGAAAATTAACCCTGAAAACTATTCCCCTTAAGGATAAATCTCAGGAAGTTTTGGGTAGTTATCTGGAAGCAGTGGCCAAAACTTTGGCTAATTATGCTAGTAAGCAAAAGAAGTCTCCGTCAGTGGTTCTTTTTTATAATTCCGATAGTCCCTATAGTCAAAAATTAAGGGATTCCTTTGCTAAAGCAATAAAGCAACCAGGAGGCAAGATAGTTAAGGAAATAGACACAACTAAAGCCAATTTTAATGCTAAAACTGCCATAGATCAGGCAAGACAAGCCGGCGCTAAGGTGGTATTTTTGGCCTTGAGTAAAGATGGCGATCGCATTGATCAAGCCGTGGCTATTGCCCAAGAATCGTCTGGAATGCTATTATTAGGCGGAAATGAACTTTATACACCCGATATACTTATTCAAGGAGCCGATAGCATCGACGGATTAGTTTTAGCAGTACCTTGGAGTTTCCAAGCAACGGATCCTTTTGCCAAAGATGCGCTGAAAAGTTGGCGCGGTCGCGTCAGTTGGCGTACTGCTACCGCCTACGATACCATGAAAGTATTAGGAAAAGCGATCGCTAAAAGTTCTGACCGTGCTACTGTAGTCGAAACTTTAAATCGAGGAATCACCTTGCAGGGAAGCACCACGGATTTTAACATTTTTAATCAAGTTCCCCTAGTACGCGCTAATCGCGGCAATGAGGGGCCAAAGGGTTCTCAATATCAGTTCGATCCTATCTAA
- a CDS encoding FTR1 family iron permease, with protein sequence MNLSSALPTFIITLREGFEAALVVGIVLACLQKSGRSQLNSWVYRGIGAGVVASVLVGVLLGGILLQVDASPSPFVPMIKELLAATFGLIAVLMLSWMLIWMTQQAKSLKSEVENAVKAGLKAENGAGKAIFLLVFIAVLREGFETVLFILAQFQKDWQIQTLGAIAGLSVATLLGILLFAGGVKINIRLFFQIMGTFLLLIVAGLLIGVLKHIDAGISLLSEIDPFYRHFCPSLPSSCLLGFQVWDGSQILSDRTFPGLLLKSLFGYRQNLYISQIVAYILFLLLIGGLYFQSLRQRPQTVISKQ encoded by the coding sequence ATGAATCTCAGTTCCGCTTTACCCACTTTTATTATCACTCTCCGGGAAGGTTTCGAGGCCGCTTTAGTGGTGGGAATTGTCCTCGCTTGTTTACAAAAATCCGGTCGATCGCAACTTAACTCATGGGTGTATCGTGGTATTGGTGCGGGAGTAGTCGCTAGTGTTTTGGTCGGTGTTTTGCTAGGGGGAATCCTTTTGCAAGTGGATGCTTCTCCTAGTCCATTTGTACCAATGATCAAGGAATTACTGGCCGCCACTTTTGGACTAATTGCCGTTTTGATGTTGAGTTGGATGTTAATTTGGATGACTCAACAGGCCAAATCTTTGAAATCTGAGGTAGAAAATGCGGTAAAAGCGGGTTTAAAAGCGGAAAATGGGGCAGGAAAAGCGATTTTTCTGCTCGTTTTTATCGCTGTCTTGCGGGAGGGATTTGAAACTGTCCTCTTTATCCTGGCCCAATTCCAAAAAGATTGGCAGATACAAACTCTCGGCGCGATAGCGGGGTTAAGTGTCGCAACCTTGTTGGGAATTCTCCTATTTGCGGGGGGAGTAAAAATTAATATCCGTCTCTTTTTCCAAATTATGGGGACTTTCCTCCTCTTAATCGTTGCGGGATTACTCATCGGTGTTTTGAAACATATCGACGCAGGAATCAGTCTTTTAAGTGAAATTGACCCTTTTTATCGCCATTTCTGTCCTTCTCTCCCCTCCTCCTGTCTTCTCGGTTTTCAAGTTTGGGACGGTTCCCAAATTTTGAGCGATCGCACTTTCCCCGGACTCCTCCTCAAATCTCTGTTTGGTTATCGTCAAAACCTCTATATCAGTCAAATTGTTGCCTATATCCTCTTTTTACTGCTTATCGGTGGCCTCTATTTCCAAAGCTTACGACAACGTCCTCAAACAGTGATCAGTAAACAGTGA
- a CDS encoding ferritin-like domain-containing protein, giving the protein MRELDRDKTIEQLNEIMEFELAGVVRYTHYSLMVTGPHRIPIVQFFQTQATESLTHAQQVGEILTGLEGHPSLKIAPIEESYEHNIKAILSESLNHEKKSLDLYKALLETVEDASIYLEEFARGMIGQEELHNLEIRKMLRDFA; this is encoded by the coding sequence ATGCGAGAACTAGACAGAGACAAAACCATCGAACAACTGAACGAAATCATGGAATTTGAACTAGCAGGAGTTGTCCGTTATACCCACTATTCCCTGATGGTGACAGGTCCCCATCGCATCCCCATCGTCCAATTTTTCCAGACTCAGGCCACGGAATCCCTCACCCACGCGCAACAAGTTGGGGAAATTCTCACCGGTTTAGAAGGTCATCCTAGTTTAAAAATTGCCCCCATCGAGGAAAGCTATGAACATAATATCAAAGCAATCTTGAGTGAGAGCCTCAATCATGAGAAAAAATCCCTTGATTTGTACAAAGCACTCCTAGAAACCGTCGAAGATGCCAGTATTTACCTAGAAGAATTCGCTCGCGGTATGATTGGACAAGAAGAATTACACAATCTGGAAATTCGCAAGATGCTGCGGGATTTTGCTTGA
- a CDS encoding DNA methyltransferase, with the protein MPDFDQPIPQEKLDIIEKTRANLFVWRGQFSPQLIETILSFYCPSNSVILDPFVGSGTVLLEASYLSLEAYGFEINPAAYIMSRTYEFINDSQKKEVLKNLRNIVDQEFPLRIFEVSDQVENLVDKLQNTRNMLPDRSRVLFDALVILLDVCNNKITQEFIQKKFLHLSNIITKLPYSQKPLRVGLSDARSLPLKNNQIDFVVTSPPYINVFNYHQNYRQSAEILGWDLLKIAKSEIGSNRANRSNRFYTVVQYCLDMGDILKELARVSKQQARIVLIVGQESNVLGVPFYNADIIEKIGVKAKLFQKVLRQKRKFKNKFGKVIIEDIINFINLNNQVSQEVIEQISREVAFEVLESSRLFVSSENQLCLESAIAKVNNIQKTPILDKRLYIDL; encoded by the coding sequence TTGCCAGATTTTGATCAACCTATACCCCAAGAAAAACTTGACATTATTGAGAAAACTAGAGCCAATTTATTTGTTTGGCGAGGTCAGTTTTCACCCCAACTGATAGAGACTATATTAAGTTTCTATTGCCCATCTAATTCGGTCATTCTCGATCCTTTTGTGGGTAGCGGAACTGTCTTACTAGAGGCAAGTTATTTATCCCTAGAAGCTTATGGATTTGAGATTAATCCCGCTGCTTATATCATGAGTCGTACCTATGAATTTATCAATGATTCTCAAAAAAAAGAAGTTCTTAAAAACCTGAGAAATATCGTCGATCAAGAATTTCCTTTGAGAATTTTTGAAGTCAGTGACCAAGTAGAAAATTTAGTAGATAAATTGCAAAATACTAGGAATATGCTACCGGATCGGTCAAGGGTTTTATTTGATGCTTTGGTAATCCTTCTTGATGTGTGTAACAATAAAATTACTCAGGAATTTATTCAGAAAAAATTTTTACATCTTAGCAATATAATTACTAAGCTACCTTACTCTCAAAAGCCGCTCAGGGTTGGATTATCTGATGCTCGTTCTCTCCCACTAAAAAATAATCAGATAGATTTTGTTGTGACTTCTCCACCCTATATAAATGTTTTTAATTACCATCAAAATTATCGTCAATCTGCTGAAATCTTAGGATGGGATTTACTCAAGATAGCCAAGTCAGAAATTGGCTCTAATAGAGCAAATAGGAGTAATCGTTTCTACACTGTAGTACAATACTGTTTAGATATGGGTGACATTTTAAAGGAACTGGCGAGAGTCAGCAAGCAGCAAGCAAGAATTGTTTTAATTGTAGGACAAGAATCTAACGTTCTTGGCGTACCTTTTTATAATGCTGATATTATTGAAAAAATAGGGGTCAAAGCCAAACTATTTCAGAAAGTATTAAGACAAAAAAGAAAATTTAAGAATAAATTTGGTAAAGTTATTATAGAGGATATAATTAATTTTATCAACCTAAATAATCAAGTTAGCCAAGAGGTAATAGAACAAATTTCTAGAGAGGTAGCATTCGAGGTATTGGAAAGCAGTAGGCTTTTTGTATCTTCAGAAAACCAGCTATGTTTAGAATCAGCAATTGCCAAAGTCAATAATATTCAAAAAACACCAATTTTAGATAAGAGATTATATATTGACCTTTGA
- a CDS encoding Bpu10I family restriction endonuclease, whose amino-acid sequence MNEFSRPHYTKLTACLNNPRLPEADRERLEEAIIKYRQWIIELESINSGQADAVEKLVSATNRYKRFIELDLIFDSSDNFLYRQKGQLKLDNTILEEFLPQLVFRSLQGIDNSFELGPRNTFSGLSFLSSLGNIGQGGQANIRSKNQDFILVKKLYLKSSFDPEFQNHELIESHLGYVCAECKTNLDKTMFQEAVATSRDLKIAVPNSLYFLICEFLDMTPVSIISTQIDDVLIIRKTKRMTANLRQEYRSSKARQLHRQEYVDFLDASQYYPDVFQRMIDKIQTHIDNTNPSLENVLYQGYF is encoded by the coding sequence ATGAACGAATTTTCCCGTCCTCACTACACAAAACTAACTGCCTGTCTTAACAATCCTCGGTTGCCAGAAGCTGATCGGGAACGTTTAGAAGAAGCTATTATAAAATATCGCCAGTGGATTATCGAGTTAGAATCGATTAATTCTGGTCAAGCAGATGCAGTAGAAAAGCTAGTGTCAGCTACTAACCGATATAAGCGTTTTATTGAACTTGACTTAATTTTTGATAGTTCAGATAACTTTTTGTATAGACAGAAGGGACAGTTAAAATTAGACAATACTATATTAGAAGAATTTTTACCCCAGCTGGTTTTCCGTAGTTTACAAGGAATAGATAACTCTTTTGAATTGGGTCCAAGAAATACCTTCTCTGGACTAAGTTTCCTATCCTCTCTCGGCAATATTGGTCAAGGTGGTCAAGCAAATATTAGAAGCAAAAATCAGGATTTTATACTGGTCAAAAAGTTATATCTAAAGTCATCTTTTGACCCAGAATTTCAAAATCATGAATTGATTGAGTCTCATCTTGGCTATGTTTGTGCAGAGTGCAAAACTAATTTAGATAAAACTATGTTTCAGGAAGCTGTAGCCACAAGTAGAGATTTAAAAATTGCCGTTCCTAACTCTTTATATTTTTTGATTTGCGAATTTCTTGATATGACACCAGTTTCAATAATTTCTACTCAAATTGATGATGTGTTAATTATACGAAAAACTAAGCGTATGACCGCTAATCTTCGACAAGAGTATCGCTCCTCAAAAGCAAGACAGCTGCACAGACAGGAATATGTAGATTTTTTGGATGCTTCTCAATATTATCCCGATGTGTTTCAAAGGATGATCGATAAAATACAAACTCATATTGATAATACAAACCCATCACTGGAAAATGTTTTATATCAAGGATATTTCTAA
- a CDS encoding DNA cytosine methyltransferase: MTQVNLQKAANILGVTTAEILTWQKKKLIKGQKINQVDWLFDLEQLTNLKNNQSPGELRILQTVEPTNYTVIELFAGCGGMALGLENAGLKTQLLVEINQDCVNTLRLNRPQWNVINQDIKKIKFSDFIDKIDIVAGGFPCQPFSYAGLGKGLEDLRGSLFFEFARCLQEVQPKIAIAENVRGLLSNKKGETLQLMMQALQEIGYYAAYQVLSAQFLDVPQKRERLIIIATRQDLNIKPIFPQYKNYTISLKKALENCPSSPGVEYKERKKEIMSLVPAGGNWRNLPMDIQKEYMKNSLKNHGGRTGYAKRLSWDEPALTITCSPAQTQTERCHPQETRPLTVREYARVQSFPDDWQFTGNLTSQYRQIGNAVPVNMAYHLGGCLINMLQGDYLGETQPKTEQLSIPGLEVN; encoded by the coding sequence ATGACTCAGGTAAATCTACAAAAAGCCGCTAATATTCTCGGTGTAACTACCGCAGAAATACTAACATGGCAAAAGAAAAAATTAATCAAAGGTCAGAAAATCAATCAAGTTGATTGGTTATTTGATCTCGAGCAATTAACCAATCTTAAAAATAACCAATCCCCCGGAGAATTGAGAATTTTACAAACTGTTGAGCCAACTAATTACACGGTTATTGAATTATTTGCTGGCTGTGGTGGTATGGCTTTAGGTTTAGAAAATGCGGGACTAAAAACCCAATTACTGGTGGAAATTAACCAAGATTGTGTTAATACTTTAAGGCTCAATCGACCCCAATGGAATGTTATAAATCAAGACATAAAAAAGATTAAATTTTCCGATTTTATAGACAAAATAGATATTGTAGCTGGAGGTTTTCCCTGCCAACCTTTTAGTTATGCTGGGTTAGGAAAAGGATTAGAAGATTTGAGAGGAAGCCTATTTTTTGAATTTGCTCGTTGTTTACAGGAAGTGCAACCTAAAATCGCTATAGCCGAAAATGTTCGAGGATTATTAAGCAATAAAAAAGGAGAAACCCTGCAATTAATGATGCAAGCTTTACAGGAAATCGGTTATTATGCTGCTTATCAAGTTTTATCGGCTCAATTTCTTGATGTTCCCCAAAAAAGAGAAAGATTAATTATTATCGCCACCCGTCAAGACCTAAATATTAAACCGATTTTTCCCCAATATAAAAACTATACTATTTCTCTGAAAAAAGCTCTAGAGAATTGTCCAAGTTCTCCAGGAGTAGAATATAAAGAAAGAAAAAAAGAGATTATGTCCTTAGTTCCCGCAGGAGGAAATTGGCGAAATTTGCCGATGGATATTCAAAAAGAATATATGAAAAATAGTCTCAAAAATCACGGCGGACGGACAGGATATGCTAAAAGATTATCTTGGGATGAACCGGCTTTAACTATTACCTGTAGTCCGGCACAAACCCAAACAGAAAGATGTCATCCCCAAGAAACTCGTCCTTTGACTGTGAGAGAATATGCACGAGTGCAGTCCTTTCCCGATGATTGGCAATTTACCGGTAATTTAACCTCTCAATATCGACAGATTGGTAACGCGGTTCCCGTTAATATGGCCTATCATCTTGGTGGCTGTTTAATTAATATGTTGCAAGGGGATTATCTGGGGGAAACACAGCCAAAAACCGAACAGTTAAGCATTCCGGGGTTAGAAGTTAATTAA